TGCCCTGTAATACACAcgtactgtactgtgtacatgtgcGTCAGCTGTTGTCAAttcacacttcgtctttataaatagtcgagtatttgtcattattgtaattaatgttcgtctacattgttcttttctcaaagacattttcatacttcattatcttttaaatcaatacGCCCATGTGGGCAGAAAATGAATGTGTAATTATTAAAGTGAGCGTGACACTTGAAGGTGGTGGTCGGCAACCTTTGAGTGGTGGTCGGCAAGACTGAGTCCCGGACGCTAGCGACCGGTGCCGACCGGCGTCGGCAGAtccctgtatatatatacatacagagagTTTCATTCTTTCGCCAAGGAGAGTGCTTGGAGagcaatacacacacacacacacacacacacacacacacatattgtaTTTGATACCTGGACAGTTTATATCTATGGGAGTTACAAAGCGACCTTTATGTatgcttttgaatattttcaaaatagaaaataaataaatcttatcTTATAAATGTTATCTGCCAAAGATTTCTGACtgtgtttcaatattttattctaGTTACCAAATGGTGTTACACCTGATGCTCACAAAGATAAGCAAGCCAAACTTCAGGAACATATGAAAAATTTGACTGTATTGTTCAAGAAGCTGAGGCTTGTTTACGACAAGTGTAATGAGAATTGTGCCTTAATGGACCAGTCCAGTACAGAGGTAGgagtatatatttgtacattggGGATTTTAGACTGTAAGactgccctcaccggcctcctctcttcCTGtagtgttaggggttggccgatgtttgagggcgccctgtcatggcgtaccttacagactaagggGATTTCGGATTTATTAAGTCCCTCCTGTTAATTTACAAGGATCTCCACACGCCACACTTggtgttgattgtttgaattggacTTTCCATAAAgtgtaattgtatatatacaggggtctttacttatcaattgagtttactggtatcttgaaaatcacagttatgtctattcctttcatgctggtcatgtgaatttcattgtaaatagTGAGGCAGTGAGCAAAATCAGATTGCGATGTGACCAGTCTAACACTGATTAGGAGATAATAAGAAGAGAAAATCGGATTAAACGATCCCAGGAGATATCAGGACACTTTCCACATCTGTTACCGGGGTCTCAAGCCTAGCTATTGAAAAAACATCACATAATATCAAGATTTATAGTACtatttgataaatgtatattaagtttattttttctttgtttgatATTGTCTAGGATTTGATTCCATGGATGGAGGACGGTGCTGAAAGTAAACTTGATCAGATATCACCTAACATGGACAAACTTTATTTTGTGAAAGAAGAACGCAAAGAAATGATAGAAGTAAGTCAAGTTATCATAATGTAACAGTATATAATGAAAAGACATTTGTATATCGGaagtaatactgtaaaccaAATAGTCTGTGGATTACAGAACGGCTAAAATATTTATATggaacaaatgaaacaaaacagaatAATCTACCATAACTTTAGTAGCCATTACTTGgaagatatctacatgtatgtaatagtgTCCATTACCGAGACTCGTCGCTAGGGGCTCTGCCTAAGCGGTCTCCCCAAGCGAGTCTGGGTAAACCGGATATCAATGTGTCTGTGCAGGAAGTAGCTCCAgcagcagtgcatgctgggaaatacttcatgtccaacattgcaggctgaacgATTTAGGTACCTTTGTGACaggttatcacttctcaagtgactgatatcatagaccctccacccagggtCTATGCTGATATACATCTTCATTACAACAAATGGGCTCATAAGCCCATCTTTTATGCCTTGGTAGAAATGTAGTGTGTGACTTGTGGCACGGGCTAGAAGAATATGCAGtgtgggagtctgggtaactgagactatctatgacaattttgaagatgaaataacaaaatcacaaaTTGTGCTAAATCATCTTTCTCCCAAGGGGGTATTTGTCTGTACGCAAGTAAATACTAATTGTAAAAAAACATAATGTTATACTCGCTGACTTTTTGACCTCATCACAACAAGTGTCGCCAAGGCCAACTGATTTTCTTAACTACACAACATACATTCTAGAGTCACTGTCACTGTTGTCACTTTCATTCCGGCTTTTACTGGCCTCCTCTCACTGACTGTACATATCATACAAACTACATATATTCCAACCTGGTAGTAGTACTGAagtttatttcttgttttctttcacAGAAAATCCATGCCAAGAATCACCAATTGAAGGATATTATGGATCAACTACGAGAACTGATGTGGGATGTGAacacaatgatgatgatgagtaaAACATCATATCACTAGTTTGTACAAACTTTGTTATAAAGACAAATTCAAGTACTGATTACATGAATCAGACTGCCATGCTGTGTGCATTGCATATCATCTTGGATGGTATGAAGCCGAAAGATCGTCAGTGCCACATCTGGTGATTAGGCGGGTATGAATATTTAGTAGTTGCAGAGCCACAGACTGCTATCATGAGTATACTGTCTGTGCTGTAATATTTTGAACCCAAAGAATAGgatttctatacatgtatgtcttggATGAGAGTGTgcttatattttcatatttcccATTCAGTAACAAATGTCGAGTGccatcatgtgtacatgtatattggctCTGGTCTGGATGCCATGAATGCAAAGACCAGAATTTTCAGCTTTTGGATGTTTAGGTGTGGATACTGTTATTTGTGTATTTCTCAAGCAGTTGCAGAGCTGTGGACCAGTGTCATCATTTTTTGGCTAATGTTATGCTCCCAAAGCTGCCCATTTTCATGTTATGGATGGGAGGGTGTATCATCAtacactctgtgtgtgtgtgtgtgtttgagagagagagagagagagagagagagagagagagagagagagagagagagagagagagagagagagagagagagagagagagagagagagagagagagagagagagagagagagagagagagagagggggggggggggttctctTGTCTGTTACATTATGAgcacaaagataacaattatCATGGTATGCATGGAAATGAAAAGGTACATGCATATGCCATACTTGAGTATATCTCAGGCTATCACACACAGCTAGAAAGGCCATCATGTGTGCAAATGTTTCTTGTCTTGAATGCTATAAAAACCAAACATCAGAATTTCCACATATTATGGGAGGCACACACATTTCTATACTTCTTTATTAGTCACAAAGCAGAGTTGTTGAAGCTGATACAAATCATGGCCAAAATTTTGTCAGATAACTGCTATGTAAGTAATCAATGTGTAGATACATACCAATCTTTGTCAAGCACACAAACATATGAGTCAAGACCCATGGTTTCTTTCTTATCTCAAAAAGTCACTGAAGTCAGAGAGCCAAGATTTGTCACCACTGAAAGGgggatacatgtatgtggtttgGATTTACTTTGAGACAATTTTGCCTCACAAAATGATACTAAAGTGATGCAACACGTCCGTTGACCTataaaaaatggaaaattttgTAATCAGTCATGCTCTCATGTAAATCAAGGACAAAATTGTTGTTGTCAAAGTTTGTCACAAAATAGCTGTCAAATTCTTCCATGATGTACATTGATGTTCCTAGAAATCTGTAAGGTTCAAATGTATGCTGTAagggggtgccctcacacatcggtcaaacCCCTCTCATgggagagaggaggccggtgagggtggaaggacacaacatatcttagtTTAGTATGTTCCAAATTTCTGTAGAAATGTGACTTAATCTTGTGTTTATCTTTGAATGATGACAGTTCTCTACTAACTTTCCTGTAGTAGagatttttttatcttttcgaAAGTCAGTCCTCTCAACAATTTTAAACgactgtttaaaaaaataaacaaaaaagatcattttcatttgtgtatggTGTGtgaatttttgttatttgtcatTAGAAAGTGGAgttacaattttatttcataacaagtTGTGCCATAGATTaagcttttgttccaaacacaaacttaaaattgttacctgaaattttcaactgtGTACTTTAGTCTTTGTCgaccaccatgcagacatcaaacacagacatcaaaacattggttgGTTCCTAGGCGTCTGTATTGTGTGTACGTTAAGTGTTATATTTCAGTTCAATGAAATGTGGCAAGAAATTACAATCTTGCTCTTTAACAGTGAAGAATGTGGTTATGCTGgtttttgtgtatttgtatcaaacagagccagtgaatggTAACATGAAAtggtcagtacatgtacattttgtagcaTATCCCAACATCTGCTTATCTGAGTGGGTAACACATCATTGATATTGTGATTTGTTACATAAGCTTCCGTTTTTCACATGTCTATAATTTAAATAGCGTCCCATGTTCTGAATACTGGGTCAATCTGTCGACAAAGACTAAAGTACACAGTTGAAATTATTCAGTAACATTTTAATAAGAAACAAACATAACCTTAAGAACCTATGCAGattgtacccctttaatatGACTGCCTATTTGTAtctgcttgtgtgtgtgtgtgtgtgtgtgtgtgtgtgtgtgtgtacaatttgataaatatcGGAAATGTGAAAAGGTCTTTGGCAACCTCCTGATGGCAAAACCTGTTATATTAatcctcaacttttttttctagCAAGGAACAGTTGTTCAAAGTCGTTTTTTTTAACAGAGAGGGCTTTTCAAAATGTATCCACGTCCGTTTCAAGGTACACAGGAAAAGGGCAAGCCTTCTATTCACATCCCTGGGGTTTACAGCCatgcatcgtcgtaaaaccaccACACCTAGTTACGGCAATGATAGAACAATGCCAGTTTACGACAGCGTGAAAGGCTACCCTGGCTTGCtaaaatttgttcaaaatagaaatgaaacTTTTCATGGCCTTACGTTTTGTGACTCGACAACTCGAATCAGATATAATCCACAATTCAATTACTAATAATAAGAACCGTGGGAAAAAACAGACATTATGTCTATTGGATGTATATTTACAGAGTCGATTTCAAGCCTGTAAATTTATAGTTCATGAGAAAAGGACTCAAATATAATCTGCTAAATATGAAGCTTTGGAAAGTGTCACATCTTCAACATtcagagtcagacagacagacagacagacagacagacagacagacagacaaacacacatacacacacgttaTTGTCATAAAGCTGAATTACATAAAAAGTGAAAACTTACACAATTGAAAACGAGAGTAGTTTAtaattaataacaatattttatttttaaaaattcaaagttATTGGAATCCATGTGTCGTCTTCCAATTTATGTCCACATTGCCCTACTTCTCCATACTTTGTCTTTAATATATTAAACCACTGGATCAGCTTTCTTTCTCTGGCCCTCAAGAGACACTCATTAAAATAGATATGAGCTTCTCGTCTGTGTAATGCTATGTCTCTTTCTTCTAGAAATTCAATTCTTGACTTAATTTCTCTTTCATCATAATTGTCACTTTGTCTTCCCTCTTCAATCATTCCTTCTCTCTTGTCTACTTCTCGCTCTCTAGCTGCCACCACCATCTCTCTTCTCTCTACCTTTAATCTCTCCTTTAAAAATATGATACACTGTCTTTCGTCTTCAATATTTTCAACAtctttctctctgtctgccAACGCCGTCTTTCTTCCTTCTAACTTCAAGATATCCTTTTcaattctctctctttcttctgCAATCTTTTCCTCTCTCTTCACAACATATTTCTCTTTGTCCATCAATGCCATCTCTTTTCCTTCTAACTTCAAGATATCCTTTTcaattctctctctttcttctgCAATCTTTTCCTCTCTCTTCACAACATATTTCTCTTTGTCCATCAATGCCATCTCTTTTCCTTCTAACTTCAAGATATCCTTTTcaattctctctctttcttctgCAATCTTTTCCTCTCTCTTCACAATATATTTCTCTCTGTCCATCAATGCCATCTCTTTTCCTTCTAACTTCAAGATATCCTTTTcaattctctctctttcttctgCAATCTTTTCCTCTCTCTTCACAACATATTTCTCTTTGTCCATCAATGCCATCTCTTTTCCTTCTAACTTCAAGATATCCTTTTcaattctctctctttcttctgCAATCTTTTCCTCTCTCTTCACAACATATTTCTCTTTGTCCATCAATGCCATCTCTTTTCCTTCTAACTTCAAGATATCCTTTTcaattctctctctttcttctaCAATTTTTCCTTCTCTCTTCTGTACTTCTTCCTCTTTGTCTGTCAACGCCGTCTTTCCTCCTTCCAACTTCAAGATATCCTTTTCAATTCTCTGTCTGTCATCTTCAATCCCTTCTTCTCTCTTATCCATTTCTCGCTTCCTATCTGCCAACGCTGTTTCTCTTGCCTCTAGCTttaacatatcattttcaaatctaTGTCTACCTTCTTCAATCTTTCTTCGTCTTATCTCTGCTTCTCGCCATATGGTGTCTTTCATAACTTCAACTTCTTTTTCTCTTCGTTCAACTTCTTTCTTCATCCTCCTTACTTCGTTTGCTTCATTTCGTAAACTTCTCTCTCTATTTTCtagttaaaaataataattcaaaAACTGTCATATACTTTGTACGTATCGTCAGGCCTTTCTATATCGTTTTATTATGATAGCTTATAagcaatatataaaataatacagGGGAAAAACAAAGCAAGGTGCGATATATAATTGCCTTGATATTGGATTATGTATGCCTGAGGGCAAGGATACTCGTCAAATCGTTACCATTTTTTGATTATATGTCTCCACAGATGGAAATTTCTTAGAATACTGAACATACTGTTCGACGTAAATGTGgacttttttattcatttaaaaaGGGGGTCATCACATTCATGGGAAACTGCGGGAAAATTATGGGTTGATTTCGGTTAGTACCGTATTACACGGACAGCTAAGTCATCATATCTTTGTCCATCTAAAATAATGTAACGCGCAGTGGTCGAATATACAAAGCATGTAATAAAAAGCAACGTATACATCACACACAAAACTGAACTTttaatggagagagagagagagagagagagagagagagagagagagagagagagagagagagagagagagcgagcgagcgagcgagcgagcgagcgagcgagcgagcgagagagagagagagagagagagagagagagagagagagagagagagagagagagagagcttttcacaaatcacaaaaaaataacaaaaatatagtTCGTTGTTAGTGTAGCTTTGCCAGAAACACAACAACCGACTCAGTGGTTCAAgcattgaaatcaaaatgtttataaaaattAACCAAATTATAAATATCTTACCTTGAGATACTCTCTGAGTGGTCAATCGAGGTGTGCAAAACAAGTCTTGGATACTTGAAATCATTGTTACTTTTTAGAAATAGCAAAAAGGATAAGTCGCAAGCACAATAAAGTTAATACGCACAAGTCAGTCTGTGTTTTGGAATTCGATCATGTGAAGAACGTCCGAACGTTTGCGACGCGTCGTCGACCCGTTCGAACTCCTCAGGCCTAATAAGGTCTCGTAGAACATCATCACGCGAGATTACTTCATTGCTCTATGTTAGACTGTCGACTTTCACTTGCGCCTTTTCCCCccacgttttatctaaacttaagtcgttgccgcGCTCCCATCCGGCGCAATAcgactataatcgcatactgatatcgagggccgaaggctcGATTTGCCACCCCCACTAGCTATCACCTTGGCGGGGATGCTGTTTCTACccaaaatcaagattgaaagagaaaaccctgctgactattaaagtatttccaagtacaggttacagcccaatgtgagacattaatttctttttgcatagcccacatctatttgtaaagaaatctaaattgttatgtatggacgctgaagtcgTTAACAACTAGAATGCGGATAGTGGGGCGGGAAGGGGAGGGGCACTGTATAatgaaacatattaaaatatatgtagcgaggggggggggggggttgctatGAAAATTCTTGGTTCATTTCGGGGGACCATGACATGATATCTTTGGGAGTGCAAGGGGCGgggtttgggggggggggggcgacagAAAGACGTTTGACCAAAACATTTTCTTCCCTTActccctgccccccccccccccagcggTCAAAGACTGGTTACATAATTTTTATCTCGCATTCGGGCATGCGCACTTTATACAAAATGCGTATTTATTTTAATTCGGATCTAGTCATGATCACCAATAAGAGTTTCGCTTCAAAGGAGAAGAAGGGTTGGCAAGCTGAGTTACAGATTGTGTCCGTATACTTcgtcaaaaaaaatattttctgtgTAAATTCTTTAAAACCGGTGGCTTATCAGGTAATTCTCTGACGTCAAAATGGCCAGTTCGGATTGGTCGTCGTAAGTGGATGTCTTCCGTGCGCAGATTGGACACAAATACCCAGCCCCGGCACTATGTGCCAATCACGTGCATGTAATAGATCGTCTTGTAATTGAGTCTGCACTAGCAAGATGAAGTAAATTACTTTGtagtaatacatttattgttctCTGACATCAGTAGTTCTCAACGTTGTTCATCAAGTCTTAGACCACTAGTGGGCTGAGATCAGTTCTAATAAATCTTTCATTTCACTGTTTGTAAAATCGAGGTGGCGGTCACacacccaaccacccacccaccaccgccaccaccatcatcatcatcatcatcatcatcatcataaatatcataaatatcataaatatcGGAAACGTGAAAGGTCTTTGGCAACCTTCTGATGGTAAAACCCTCAACTTTTTTTCTATCAAGGAACAGTTGTTCAAAGTCGTTTTTTTAACAGAGAGGGCTTTTCAAAATGTATCCACGTCCGTTTCAAGGTACATAGGAAAGTGACAAGCCTTCTATTCACATCCCTGGGGTTCACAGCCatgcatcgtcgtaaaaccaccACACCTAGTTACGGCAATAATAGAACAATACCAGTTTACGACAGCGTGAAAGGCTACCCTGGCTTGCtaaaatttgttcaaaatagaaatgaaacTTTTCATGGCCTTACGTTTTGTGACTCGACAACTCGAATCAGATATAATCCACAATTCAATTACTAATAATAAGAACCGTGGGAAAAAACAGAAATTATGTCTATTGGATGTATATTTACAGAGTCGATTTCAAGCCTGTAAATTTATAGTTCATGAGAAAAGGACTCAAATATAATCTGCTAAATATGAAGCTTTGGAAAGTGTCACATCTTCAACATtcagagtcagacagacagatagacagacagacagacagacagacagacagacagacagacaaacacacatacacacacgttaTTGTCATAAAGCTGAATTACATAAAAAGTAAAAACTTACACAATTGAAAACGAGAGTAGTTTAtaattaataacaatattttatttgtaaaaattcAAAGTTATTGGAATCCATGTGTCGTCTTCCAATTTATGACCACATTGCCCTACTTCTCCATACTTTGTCTTTAATATATTAAACCACTGGATCAGCTTTCTTTCTCTGGCCCTCAAGAGACACTCATTAAAATAGATATGAGCTTCTCGTCTGTGTAATGCTATGTCTCTTTCTTCTATAAATTCAATTTTGGACTTAATTTCACTTTCATCATAATTGTCACTTTGTCTTCCCTCTCGAATCATTCCTTCTCTCTTGTCTACTTCTCGCTCTCTAGCTGCCACCACCATCTCTCTTCTCTCTACCTGTAATCTCTCCTTTAAAAATATGATACACTGTCTTTCGTCTTCAATATTTTCAACAtctttctctctgtctgccAACGCCGTCTTTCTTCCTTCTAACTTCAAGATATCCTTTTcaattctctctctttcttctgCAATCTTTTCCTCTCTCTTCACAACATATTTCTCTTTGTCCATCAATGCCATCTCTTTTCCTTCTAACTTCAAGATATCCTTTTcaattctctctctttcttctgCAATCTTTTCCTCTCTCTTCACAACATATTTCTCTTTATCCATCAATACCATCTCTTTTCCTTCTAACTTCAAGATATCCTTTTcaattctctctctttcttctgCAATCTTTTCCTCTCTCTTCACAACATATTTCTCTCTGCCCATCAATGCCATCTCTTTTCCTTCTAACTTCAAGATATCCTTTTcaattctctctctttcttctgCAATCTTTTCCTCGCTCTTCACAACATATTTCTCTCTGTCCGTCAATGCCATCTCTTTTCCTTCTAACTTCAAGATATCCTTTTcaattctctctctttcttctgCAATCTTTTCCTCTCTCTTCACAACATATTTCTCTCTGTCCATCAATGCCATCTCTTTTCCTTCTAACTTCAAGATATCCTTTtcatttctctctctttcttctgCAATCTTTTCCTCTCTCCTCACAACATATTTCTCTCTGTCCATCAACGTCATCTCTTTTCCTTCTAACTTCAAGATATCCTTTTcaattctctctctttcttctgCAATCTTTTCCTCTCTCCTCACAACATATTTCTCTCTGTCCATCAATGCCATCTCTTTTCCTTCTAACTTCAAGATATCCTTTacaattctctctctttcttctaCAATCTTTCCTTCTCTCTTCTGTACTTCTTCCTCTTTGTCTGTCAACGCCGTCTTTCTTCCTTCTAACTTCAAGATATCCTTTTCAATTATCTGTCTGTCATCTTCAATCCCTTCTTCTCTCTTATCCATTTCTCGCTTCCTATCTGCCAACGCTGTTTCTCTTGCCTTTAGCTttaacatatcattttcaaatctaTGTCTACCTTCTTCAATCTTTCTTCGTCTTATCTCTGCTTCTCGCCGTATGGTGTCTTTCATAACTTCAACTTCCTTTTCTCTTCGTTCAACTTCTTTCTTCATCCTCCTTACTTCGTTTGCTTCATTTCGTAAACTTCTCTCTCTATTTTCtagttaaaaataataattcaaa
This Glandiceps talaboti chromosome 13, keGlaTala1.1, whole genome shotgun sequence DNA region includes the following protein-coding sequences:
- the LOC144444762 gene encoding mediator of RNA polymerase II transcription subunit 30-like — protein: MATGHQPVGGGQQRDVNTASLCRIGQETVQDIVYKTTEIFNVLKNTQLPNGVTPDAHKDKQAKLQEHMKNLTVLFKKLRLVYDKCNENCALMDQSSTEDLIPWMEDGAESKLDQISPNMDKLYFVKEERKEMIEKIHAKNHQLKDIMDQLRELMWDVNTMMMMSKTSYH